The Coffea arabica cultivar ET-39 chromosome 1e, Coffea Arabica ET-39 HiFi, whole genome shotgun sequence genome has a window encoding:
- the LOC140013700 gene encoding casein kinase 1-like protein 9 translates to MDHVVGGKFKLGRKIGSGSFGELYLGVNIQNGEEVAIKLESVKTKHPQLHYESKIYMLLQGGTGIPNLKWFGVEGEYNVMVIDLLGPSLEDLFNYCNRKFSLKTVLMLADQLINRVEYMHSRGFLHRDIKPDNFLMGLGRKANQVYIIDFGLAKKYRDLQTHKHIPYRENKNLTGTARYASVNTHLGVEQSRRDDLESLGYVLMYFLRGSLPWQGLKAGTKKQKYDKISEKKMLTPIEVLCKSHPSEFISYFHYCRSLRFEDKPDYSYLKRLFRDLFIREGYQFDYVFDWTILKYPQIGASSRGRNPSGSAGMNAGPSAERPGRTSVGQDIRDRFSGAVEAFSRRNASSSGRHAEHSRHRSDDIPSSKDVQPDSERGRTSRNGSSSKRAAVSSSRPSSSGEPTDSRSSRLVSSSGRLSTTQRLQPGIEPKSASFSRAGVTKGTRDDPLRSFEFLSIRK, encoded by the exons ATGGATCATGTGGTTGGTGGTAAGTTTAAGCTGGGGAGGAAAATTGGGAGCGGCTCTTTTGGTGAGCTTTATCTAG GTGTCAATATACAGAACGGAGAAGAAGTGGCTATCAAGCTG GAATCTGTGAAGACCAAGCACCCTCAACTTCACTATGAGTCTAAAATATACATGCTTCTCCAAGGAGGAa CTGGGATTCCCAACCTGAAATGGTTTGGAGTTGAGGGCGAGTACAATGTGATGGTTATTGACCTTCTTGGGCCAAGTTTGGAAGACCTCTTTAATTATTGCAATAGGAAGTTCTCCCTGAAAACAGTATTGATGCTTGCAGATCAGCTG ATTAATAGAGTTGAATACATGCACTCAAGAGGATTTCTTCATCGTGATATTAAGCCTGACAACTTTTTGATGGGCTTAGGGCGCAAAGCAAACCAG GTTTACATCATTGACTTTGGCTTAGCCAAGAAATATAGGGATTTGCAGACTCACAAGCACATACCATACAG AGAGAACAAGAACCTCACAGGCACAGCTCGATATGCTAGTGTTAACACACACCTAGGAGTTG AACAAAGCAGGAGGGATGATCTGGAATCTCTTGGCTATGTACTTATGTACTTTCTGAGAGGAAG CCTTCCTTGGCAGGGTCTGAAAGCTGGCACCAAAAAGCAAAAATATGACAAGATTAGTGAGAAGAAGATGCTAACCCCTATTGAG GTCCTATGCAAATCACATCCATCAGAGTTCATATCATACTTCCATTATTGCCGATCATTACGTTTTGAAGACAAACCAGATTACTCATATTTGAAGAGGCTTTTCCGAGACTTATTTATCCGTGAAG GTTACCAATTTGACTATGTTTTTGATTGGACGATATTGAAGTATCCTCAAATTGGTGCTAGTTCTAGAGGAAGG AATCCTAGTGGGTCTGCTGGAATGAATGCTGGACCATCTGCAGAGAGACCAGGAAGGACATCGG TTGGGCAAGATATTCGAGATAGATTCTCTGGTGCTGTGGAAGCTTTTTCTAGACGAAATGCTTCTAGTTCTGGTCGGCATGCTGAGCACTCAAGGCACAGATCAGACGATATACCTTCATCTAAGGATGTG CAACCTGATTCAGAAAGAGGGCGAACTTCACGAAATGGCAGTTCGTCAAAAAGAGCTGCCGTTTCAAGCAGCAGACCAAGCTCCTCTGGTGAGCCCACTGACAGCCGCTCAAGCAGACTAGTGTCAAGCAGTGGTCGACTGTCAACCACGCAAAGACTTCAACCTGGGATTGAACCCAAATCAGCGTCATTTTCACGTGCTGGAGTCACAAAGGGCACTCGTGATGATCCTCTCCGTAGCTTTGAGTTTCTCTCAATCAGGAAGTGA
- the LOC113696171 gene encoding scarecrow-like protein 23, with protein sequence MFKGGFDIVHRGAIEIMQPHEQWDSSYASLGFPGGGSNSIPCTKPIIDNRGINHLERNHRDFPQWVQQVTEQLVENQPETGLSESLQTSENNIVPALLGELRPAKSARRNPTESAGQQHQWFAELGDQITNFSNDAKGGSTAKGSDDQSLNLMTLLLECAVAISVDNIAEAHRMLLELTQMATPYGPSCAERVVAYFAKAMASRVVNSWLGMCSPLINYKSIHGSFQVFNNIAPFVKFAHFTSNQSILEAFHRRDGVHIIDLDIMQGLQWPALFHILATRMEGPPHVRMTGMGTSMELLIETGKQLSNFAKRLGMSFEFHPIARKFGDVDASMFQIRRGEAVAVHWLQHSLYDATGPDWKTMRLLQQLSPRVITLVEQEIAHAGSFLDRFVGSLHYYSTIFDSLGAYLQSDDSSRHRIEHGLLYREINNILAIGGPARSGEDKFRHWRSELLKNGFMQMPMSTNSMAQAQLILNMFPPSHGYSLAQGDGTLRIGWKDTSLYSVSAWTSPASR encoded by the coding sequence ATGTTCAAAGGAGGGTTCGACATAGTTCATCGTGGGGCTATTGAGATAATGCAACCCCATGAACAATGGGATAGTAGTTACGCCAGTCTTGGATTTCCTGGCGGCGGCAGTAATTCCATCCCTTGCACAAAACCCATCATTGACAATCGAGGCATCAACCATCTAGAGCGAAATCATCGTGATTTTCCTCAGTGGGTTCAGCAAGTCACCGAGCAACTTGTCGAAAACCAGCCAGAAACCGGATTGTCGGAAAGCTTGCAGACCTCTGAGAACAACATCGTTCCGGCACTGTTGGGCGAATTGAGACCTGCAAAGTCCGCTAGGAGAAATCCCACTGAAAGCGCCGGACAGCAACATCAGTGGTTTGCTGAGCTTGGGGACCAAATCACTAACTTCAGCAACGACGCCAAAGGAGGATCAACGGCTAAAGGATCAGACGACCAAAGCTTGAACTTAATGACACTGCTGTTGGAGTGCGCGGTTGCTATATCGGTTGATAATATCGCTGAAGCCCATAGAATGTTGCTTGAGCTAACGCAAATGGCCACCCCTTACGGGCCTTCTTGTGCTGAAAGAGTAGTGGCTTATTTTGCCAAGGCCATGGCTAGTAGGGTTGTCAACTCTTGGCTGGGGATGTGCTCGCCCTTGATCAACTACAAAAGTATACATGGCTCTTTCCAAGTCTTCAACAACATTGCACCCTTCGTCAAGTTCGCACATTTCACTTCTAACCAATCAATCCTCGAGGCATTCCACCGTCGCGACGGTGTTCATATTATTGATCTTGACATCATGCAAGGCTTGCAATGGCCGGCTCTATTTCACATCCTCGCGACGAGAATGGAGGGCCCTCCGCACGTTAGGATGACCGGGATGGGGACTTCAATGGAGCTTCTGATCGAGACGGGGAAGCAACTCTCTAATTTCGCAAAACGCCTGGGAATGTCCTTCGAGTTCCATCCGATTGCAAGGAAATTCGGAGATGTTGATGCCTCGATGTTTCAAATTCGAAGAGGAGAAGCTGTTGCCGTGCATTGGCTACAACATTCCTTGTACGATGCCACGGGGCCCGATTGGAAAACAATGAGACTCCTCCAACAGTTATCACCGAGGGTGATTACGCTAGTCGAGCAAGAAATAGCCCATGCTGGTTCCTTCTTGGACCGATTCGTCGGTTCGCTTCACTACTACTCCACCATTTTTGACTCTCTCGGAGCTTACTTGCAAAGCGATGACTCGAGCCGCCATCGCATCGAACACGGCCTGCTGTATAGGGAAATCAACAATATTTTGGCCATTGGAGGACCAGCTAGAAGCGGAGAGGATAAATTCAGGCATTGGAGAAGTGAACTCCTGAAAAATGGCTTCATGCAGATGCCCATGAGTACCAACTCCATGGCCCAAGCACAACTGATACTCAACATGTTCCCTCCGTCTCACGGTTATAGCCTCGCGCAAGGAGATGGAACTCTGAGGATTGGTTGGAAAGATACGAGCTTGTATTCAGTTTCTGCATGGACTTCTCCTGCTTCTAGATAG
- the LOC113696261 gene encoding uncharacterized protein isoform X1: MDSARSWFQKFQPRERFKSSSKKKDSMANSGREDPKSLSSEDASNITKQKVAAAKQYIENHYKAQMKNLQERRERRTLLEKKLADADVSEEDQNNLLKFLEKKETEYMRLQRHKMGADDFELLTMIGKGAFGEVRVCREKTTGHVYAMKKLKKSEMLRRGQVEHVKAERNLLAEVDSNCIVKLYCSFQDEEYLYLIMEYLPGGDMMTLLMRKDTLTEDEARFYVAETVLAIESIHIHNYIHRDIKPDNLLLDKYGHLRLSDFGLCKPLDCSTLQEKDFSTGDSFNGTSRVDEQPAAPKRTQQEQLQHWQKNRRMLAYSTVGTPDYIAPEVLLKKGYGMECDWWSLGAIMYEMLVGYPPFYSDDPMSTCRKIVNWRTHLKFPEEAKLSAEAKDLISKLLCNVTQRLGSKGADEIKVHPWFKGVDWDRIYQMEAAFIPEVNDELDTQNFEKFDEQSEKATSNPSKSGPWRKMLSSKDINFVGYTYKNFEIVNDYQVPGMAELKKKNNKPKRPTIKSLFEDESESSETASNGSSSQGSFLNLLPSQLEVSEKQNNKSM; the protein is encoded by the exons ATGGACTCAGCAAGAAGTTGGTTCCAGAAGTTTCAACCACGCGAGCGCTTTAAGTCATCATCAAAGAAGAAGGATTCAATGGCTAACAGTGGAAGGGAAGATCCAAAGTCTTTATCATCTGAAGATGCCTCCAATATAACGAAACAAAAGGTTGCCGCAGCAAAGCAATATAtagagaaccattacaaggcgcAGATGAAAAATTTGCAAGAAAGAAGGGAGCG ACGAACTCTACTGGAGAAGAAGTTGGCAGATGCTGATGTTTCAGAGGAAGATCAAAATAACCTGCTAAAATTTCTGGAGAAGAAGGAAACTGAATATATGCGTCTCCAAAGGCACAAAATGGGGGCTGATGACTTTGAGTTACTAACGATGATTGGGAAGGGTGCATTTGGGGAG GTAAGAGTTTGTAGAGAAAAGACTACAGGTCACGTGTATGCCATGAAAAAGCTAAAGAAATCAGAAATGCTGCGTAGAGGCCAG GTTGAGCATGTGAAAGCTGAAAGGAATCTGCTTGCAGAGGTTGACAGCAATTGCATCGTCAAACTGTATTGTTCGTTTCAAGATGAAGAGTACCTCTATCTCATCATGGAATACTTACCCGGTGGAGATATGATGACATTACTAATGAGAAAGGATACCTTAACTGAGGATGAGGCGAGATTTTATGTGGCAGAGACTGTTTTGGCTATTGAATCGATTCATATACATAACTACATTCATCG AGACATTAAACCTGACAACTTGCTTCTAGATAAATATGGTCACTTGAGGCTGTCAGATTTTGGATTGTGTAAACCATTAGACTGCAGTACTTTGCAAGAGAAGGATTTTTCAACAGGAGACAGCTTTAATGGAACATCAAGAGTTGATGAGCAGCCTGCAGCTCCAAAACGCACGCAGCAAGAGCAACTCCAACATTGGCAGAAAAATAGAAGGATGCTT GCTTATTCGACTGTTGGTACACCTGACTATATTGCTCCAGAAGTTCTGCTGAAGAAAGGTTATGGCATGGAATGTGATTG GTGGTCACTTGGAGCTATTATGTATGAAATGCTCGTGGGATATCCACCATTCTATTCTGATGATCCTATGTCAACATGTAGGAAG ATTGTAAACTGGAGAACACATTTAAAGTTTCCTGAAGAAGCAAAGCTATCAGCAGAAGCAAAAGATCTCATTAGCAAACTACTTTGTAATGTCACCCAGAGACTTGGTTCAAAAGGCGCAGATGAAATAAAG GTCCATCCTTGGTTTAAAGGAGTTGATTGGGACAGAATATATCAGATGGAAGCTGCCTTCATTCCAGAAGTCAATGATGAGCTGGAtactcaaaattttgaaaaatttgatgag CAGTCTGAAAAAGCAACTTCAAATCCATCAAAATCTGGACCCTGGAGAAAG ATGCTTTCGTCAAAAGATATCAACTTTGTGGGGTATACATAcaagaattttgaaattgtgaaTGACTATCAAGTTCCTGGAAtgg CTGAactgaagaagaaaaataacaagCCAAAAAGGCCAACCATCAAATCACTCTTTG AAGATGAATCAGAATCTTCAGAAACAGCTAGTAATGGATCATCATCACAAGGCAGCTTTTTGAACCTCTTGCCTTCCCAGCTGGAAGTTTCTGAGAAGCAGAATAACAAATCCATGTAG
- the LOC113696261 gene encoding uncharacterized protein isoform X2, whose protein sequence is MDSARSWFQKFQPRERFKSSSKKKDSMANSGREDPKSLSSEDASNITKQKVAAAKQYIENHYKAQMKNLQERRERRTLLEKKLADADVSEEDQNNLLKFLEKKETEYMRLQRHKMGADDFELLTMIGKGAFGEVRVCREKTTGHVYAMKKLKKSEMLRRGQVEHVKAERNLLAEVDSNCIVKLYCSFQDEEYLYLIMEYLPGGDMMTLLMRKDTLTEDEARFYVAETVLAIESIHIHNYIHRDIKPDNLLLDKYGHLRLSDFGLCKPLDCSTLQEKDFSTGDSFNGTSRVDEQPAAPKRTQQEQLQHWQKNRRMLAYSTVGTPDYIAPEVLLKKGYGMECDWWSLGAIMYEMLVGYPPFYSDDPMSTCRKIVNWRTHLKFPEEAKLSAEAKDLISKLLCNVTQRLGSKGADEIKVHPWFKGVDWDRIYQMEAAFIPEVNDELDTQNFEKFDESEKATSNPSKSGPWRKMLSSKDINFVGYTYKNFEIVNDYQVPGMAELKKKNNKPKRPTIKSLFEDESESSETASNGSSSQGSFLNLLPSQLEVSEKQNNKSM, encoded by the exons ATGGACTCAGCAAGAAGTTGGTTCCAGAAGTTTCAACCACGCGAGCGCTTTAAGTCATCATCAAAGAAGAAGGATTCAATGGCTAACAGTGGAAGGGAAGATCCAAAGTCTTTATCATCTGAAGATGCCTCCAATATAACGAAACAAAAGGTTGCCGCAGCAAAGCAATATAtagagaaccattacaaggcgcAGATGAAAAATTTGCAAGAAAGAAGGGAGCG ACGAACTCTACTGGAGAAGAAGTTGGCAGATGCTGATGTTTCAGAGGAAGATCAAAATAACCTGCTAAAATTTCTGGAGAAGAAGGAAACTGAATATATGCGTCTCCAAAGGCACAAAATGGGGGCTGATGACTTTGAGTTACTAACGATGATTGGGAAGGGTGCATTTGGGGAG GTAAGAGTTTGTAGAGAAAAGACTACAGGTCACGTGTATGCCATGAAAAAGCTAAAGAAATCAGAAATGCTGCGTAGAGGCCAG GTTGAGCATGTGAAAGCTGAAAGGAATCTGCTTGCAGAGGTTGACAGCAATTGCATCGTCAAACTGTATTGTTCGTTTCAAGATGAAGAGTACCTCTATCTCATCATGGAATACTTACCCGGTGGAGATATGATGACATTACTAATGAGAAAGGATACCTTAACTGAGGATGAGGCGAGATTTTATGTGGCAGAGACTGTTTTGGCTATTGAATCGATTCATATACATAACTACATTCATCG AGACATTAAACCTGACAACTTGCTTCTAGATAAATATGGTCACTTGAGGCTGTCAGATTTTGGATTGTGTAAACCATTAGACTGCAGTACTTTGCAAGAGAAGGATTTTTCAACAGGAGACAGCTTTAATGGAACATCAAGAGTTGATGAGCAGCCTGCAGCTCCAAAACGCACGCAGCAAGAGCAACTCCAACATTGGCAGAAAAATAGAAGGATGCTT GCTTATTCGACTGTTGGTACACCTGACTATATTGCTCCAGAAGTTCTGCTGAAGAAAGGTTATGGCATGGAATGTGATTG GTGGTCACTTGGAGCTATTATGTATGAAATGCTCGTGGGATATCCACCATTCTATTCTGATGATCCTATGTCAACATGTAGGAAG ATTGTAAACTGGAGAACACATTTAAAGTTTCCTGAAGAAGCAAAGCTATCAGCAGAAGCAAAAGATCTCATTAGCAAACTACTTTGTAATGTCACCCAGAGACTTGGTTCAAAAGGCGCAGATGAAATAAAG GTCCATCCTTGGTTTAAAGGAGTTGATTGGGACAGAATATATCAGATGGAAGCTGCCTTCATTCCAGAAGTCAATGATGAGCTGGAtactcaaaattttgaaaaatttgatgag TCTGAAAAAGCAACTTCAAATCCATCAAAATCTGGACCCTGGAGAAAG ATGCTTTCGTCAAAAGATATCAACTTTGTGGGGTATACATAcaagaattttgaaattgtgaaTGACTATCAAGTTCCTGGAAtgg CTGAactgaagaagaaaaataacaagCCAAAAAGGCCAACCATCAAATCACTCTTTG AAGATGAATCAGAATCTTCAGAAACAGCTAGTAATGGATCATCATCACAAGGCAGCTTTTTGAACCTCTTGCCTTCCCAGCTGGAAGTTTCTGAGAAGCAGAATAACAAATCCATGTAG
- the LOC113716292 gene encoding ABC transporter I family member 19-like, translating into MEESNCSIQVNGMQFAYEIQTPLFFDLTINISPGSRCLLVGSNGSGKTTLLKILAGKHMVGGRDVVRVLNLSAFHDTNLVCSGDLAYLGDSWSKNVGSAGEIPLQGDFSAEHMIFGVEGVDPVRREKLIELLDIDLHWRMHKVSDGQRRRVQICMGLLHPFKVLLLDEVTVDLDVVARMDLLDFFREECEQRGATIVYATHIFDGLETWATDIVYIQEGILKRHEKLSDLSELKASPNLLSVVESWLRSETKVEKKKHITAQSPVRKSSPFDASPFRSSRHMAYYR; encoded by the exons ATGGAGGAATCCAACTGTAGCATTCAAGTGAATGGCATGCAATTTGCATATGAGATTCAAACCCCTCTCTTTTTCGATTTAACCATCAACATATCTCCTGGATCTCGTTGTCTCCTTGTCGGATCCAACGGCTCCG GGAAGACGACTCTACTGAAGATACTGGCTGGAAAACATATGGTTGGGGGAAGGGATGTGGTGCGGGTGCTGAATTTATCAGCTTTTCACGATACCAATCTTGTTTGCAGCGGCGACTTGGCCTATCTGGGAGATTCCTGGAGTAAAAATGTTGGTTCTGCT GGAGAAATTCCACTTCAGGGAGACTTCTCAGCAGAGCATATGATATTTGGAG TGGAAGGGGTAGACCCTGTTAGGCGAGAGAAGTTGATCGAACTACTAGATATTGATCTGCATTGGAGGATGCATAAGGTTTCTGATGGTCAACGGCGTCGGGTCCAAATCTGCATGGGTCTCCTTCACCCTTTCAAG GTTCTTTTACTGGATGAGGTTACTGTTGACCTGGATGTTGTTGCAAGGATGGACTTGCTAGATTTTTTTAGGGAAGAATGCGAGCAG AGAGGAGCAACAATTGTTTATGCAACGCACATATTTGATGGATTGGAGACATGGGCAACAGATATTGTATACATTCAAGAAGGTATTTTGAAGAGGCATGAGAAGTTATCTGACCTTTCAGAACTAAAGGCTTCCCCAAATTTACTGTCAGTTGTGGAGTCTTGGCTTCGATCTGAAACCAAGGTTGAGAAGAAAAAACACATTACTGCTCAAAGTCCAGTCCGGAAGTCCTCGCCATTTGATGCTTCTCCTTTTAGATCGTCCAGACACATGGCATACTATAGGTGA